In Centropristis striata isolate RG_2023a ecotype Rhode Island chromosome 15, C.striata_1.0, whole genome shotgun sequence, a genomic segment contains:
- the LOC131987108 gene encoding organic solute transporter subunit alpha-like, whose product MEETLNITIDPACLQEPPLAIDVIKQLDLFQMCLYSMLTLMSCISLLLYLDLCMYIYKTQPYPKKTTLIWISGAAPVISTMSCFGMWIPRAVMFTDMTSNCYFAVVVYKVLVLLIEEFGGTNPFLQRFSGKTFRVSTGPCCCCCPCLPWVPFSRRLLFWLKLGALQYAILKTVLSVLSIILWTNGNFDLSDLEITGTSIWINPFIGVLTIISLWPVAIIFMNTNRFLRSTKIIPKYAMYQLVLVLSQLQTSVINILALDGTIACSPPFSGAARGSMLSQQMMIMEMFIIGLVNRFLYRRTYDPLPPCEEHDNEQNAKKCDQGDNIPTLLLSTPERVPVRIVHSEV is encoded by the exons ATGGAGGAAACACTCAACATCACCATTGATCCGGCTTGTTTACAAGAGCCACCGCTGGCTATTGACGTGATAAAGC AGCTAGATTTGTTTCAAATGTGCCTGTACTCCATGCTCACCTTAATGTCCTGCATCTCCCTGCTGCTCTACCTGGACCTGtgcatgtatatttataaaacCCAACCCTACCCAAAGAAGACGACCCTCATCTGGATAAGTGGTGCAGCACCA GTCATTTCTACCATGTCTTGTTTTGGGATGTGGATCCCGAGGGCAGTCATGTTCACAGACATGACGTCTAACTG TTATTTTGCAGTTGTGGTGTATAAGGTTTTGGTTCTGCTGATCGAGGAGTTTGGGGGCACCAATCCTTTTCTGCAGCGGTTTTCCGGTAAAACCTTTAGGGTCAGCACAGGaccttgctgctgctgctgcccatGTTTACCCTGGGTGCCATTTTCACG GCGACTGTTATTCTGGCTGAAGTTGGGTGCTCTTCAGTATGCAATCTTAAAGACGgtgctctctgtcctctctatAATATTGTGGACAAACGGCAACTTTGATCTAAGCGAT CTAGAGATCACTGGTACATCCATTTGGATTAATCCATTTATTGGCGTTCTCACTATCATCTCCCTCTGGCCTGTTGCCATCATCTTCATGAACACTAACCGCTTCCTACGCAGCACCaaaattatacccaagtatgcCATGTATCAG CTAGTGCTTGTACTGAGCCAGCTGCAGACATCAGTCATTAACATCCTGGCCTTGGATGGAACCATCGCCTGCTCCCCTCCCTTCTCTGGTGCAGCTCGAGGCTCCA TGCTAAGTCAGCAGATGATGATCATGGAGATGTTCATCATTGGTCTGGTCAATCGATTTTTGTACCGTCGAACGTATGACCCACTTCCCCCCTGTGAGGAACATGACAATGAGCAGAACGCTAAAAAATGTGACCAAG GTGACAACATACCCACATTACTACTTTCTACCCCAGAAAGAGTCCCTGTGAGGATTGTCCACAGTGAGGTGTGA